The Penicillium oxalicum strain HP7-1 chromosome VI, whole genome shotgun sequence genome window below encodes:
- a CDS encoding Mitochondrial genome maintenance protein, which yields MEGKAWGRVEKQDDKIRDHGSYVAEANRRERDFGCAIVRVQIFRSFTCLGISSGLHKASIEIMSNSAQQQANVTPDDDEPDDWDKRIYSTGCHAEQDKMNDCYYAKRDWRACSKESGPLVQDLTPSIPSRDSFYPVESSSAEQTSSFIDTSSTAQYNGTMSIARIRPWWTLEAIQNTSALSRAPRTRNCSVQSCPFTTKRGITYSSTRSQPLNNGKSAATTTTAATTNSPSSSSTQIPRSTPPTSSSTPSSTTSQASRVAAGTPNRPTTENISKSGLADKPLELESAPEEKIDWTRSFHGLSAEPFPKEAADILLAETAPEEVEIKPDGIVYLPEIKYRRILNKAFGPGGWGLVPRSESIVTPRTVTREYALVCHGRLVSVARGEQDYFSPDGIPTATEGCRSNALVRCCKDLGIASELWDPRWIRKYKAKYAREVFVEHVVNKKKSKIWIRKDDPVGYPWKESK from the exons ATGGAGGGAAAGGCGTGGGGGAGAGTGGAGAAGCAGGACGATAAGATAAGAGATCACGGCTCTTACGTCGCCGAGGCCAaccggagagagagagactttgGCTGTGCGATCGTTCGAGTCCAAATCTTCCGATCCTTCACTTGTTTGGGCATATCTAGTGGATTGCACAAGGCTTCTATTGAAATCATGTCCAATAGTGCTCAACAGCAGGCCAATGTCACTCCGGATGATGACGAGCCCGATGACTG GGATAAACGCATTTACAGTACAGGTTGTCATG CCGAGCAGGACAAAATGAATGACTGCTACTATGCAAAGAGAGACTGGCGGGCTTGCAGCAAAGAA TCTGGGCCTCTCGTCCAAGATCTTACTCCCAGCATCCCATCACGTGATAGCTTCTATCCTGTCGAGAGCAGCTCTGCCGAACAGACTTCAAGCTTTATCGATACATCATCCACTGCACAATATAACGGCACCATGTCGATAGCACGAATTCGTCCTTGGTGGACACTGGAAGCCATTCAAAATACAAGCGCGCTATCGCGAGCGCCACGCACGAGAAACTGCTCCGTTCAGTCCTGCCCGTTCACCACCAAACGCGGCATCACCTACAGCTCGACGCGATCTCAACCCTTGAATAACGGCAAAAGCGCTGCgacaaccaccaccgccgccacaaCAAACAGTCCCTCCAGTAGCAGCACCCAGATACCCCGTTCTACGCCCCCgacctcatcctccacgccctcatccaccacctcccaaGCTTCCCGCGTTGCTGCCGGAACCCCCAACCGTCCAACCACAGAAAATATCTCCAAGAGCGGCCTCGCCGACAAACCGCTTGAACTCGAGTCTGCACCGGAAGAAAAGATCGACTGGACGAGATCGTTCCACGGTCTCTCGGCGGAACCGTTCCCCAAAGAAGCTGCAGATATTCTGCTCGCAGAAACTGCCCCGGAAGAAGTTGAGATCAAGCCTGATGGGATAGTTTATCTTCCCGAGATCAAGTATCGGCGGATCTTAAATAAGGCCTTTGGACCGGGAGGATGGGGGCTCGTTCCGCGGAGTGAAAGTATCGTCACTCCTAGGACGGTGACGAGGGAGTATGCGCTTGTTTGTCATGGAcg ACTAGTATCCGTCGCCCGAGGTGAACAGGATTActtctcgcccgacggcATTCCCACCGCTACCGAAGGCTGTCGCTCCAATGCGCTGGTCCGATGCTGTAAAGATCTTGGCATTGCCAGCGAACTGTGGGACCCTCGCTGGATCCGAAAGTACAAGGCCAAGTACGCGCGGGAGGTCTTTGTCGAGCATGtggtgaacaagaagaagtcgaAAATTTGGATCCGTAAAGATGATCCGGTTGGGTATCCCTGGAAGGAGAGTAAATAA